The following are from one region of the Noviherbaspirillum sedimenti genome:
- the ilvA gene encoding threonine ammonia-lyase, biosynthetic: protein MSTDYLQKILTSRVYDVAIESPLELGHSLSARLDNQIYYKREDMQSVFSFKLRGAYNKMANLTPAQLKRGVICASAGNHAQGVALSAKRLGCRALIVMPTTTPQLKINAVKARGGEVVLFGDSYSDAAQHASELEKKLKLTFVHPFDDPDVIAGQGTIAMEILRQHSAPIHAIFVAIGGGGLISGVAAYVKAVRPDIKIIGVQTMDSDAMAKSLKAGRRVTLPDVGLFSDGTAVKLVGEETFRLTKKYVDEIILVDTDEVCAAIKDVFQDTRSILEPAGALAVAGAKKYVERAKAGKKPLKNQTLVTIACGANMNFDRLGFVAERAEVGEAHEAVLAITIPEERGSFRRFCEQVGPRNVTEFIYRISDEKQAHVFVGVQTGARDESAKLVKNFEKHGFKALDLTQDELAKLHIRHLVGGKSALAQDELLYRFEFPERPGALMRFLASMAPNWNISLFHYRNQGGDVGRILVGLQVPKKEMKAFRQFLAGLGYRYWDESENPAYKLFLG, encoded by the coding sequence ATGAGCACCGATTATCTACAGAAAATCCTCACTTCCCGCGTCTATGACGTCGCCATCGAATCGCCACTGGAACTGGGCCATTCGCTGTCGGCGCGCCTGGACAACCAGATTTACTACAAGCGTGAAGACATGCAAAGTGTGTTCAGCTTCAAGCTGCGCGGCGCCTACAACAAAATGGCGAACCTGACCCCGGCGCAACTCAAGCGCGGCGTCATTTGCGCCTCCGCAGGAAACCACGCGCAAGGTGTGGCATTGTCCGCCAAGCGCCTGGGCTGCCGCGCCCTGATCGTGATGCCAACCACCACCCCGCAACTGAAGATCAACGCCGTCAAGGCGCGCGGCGGCGAAGTCGTGCTGTTCGGCGACTCGTATTCCGATGCCGCCCAGCATGCGTCGGAACTGGAAAAGAAACTCAAGCTGACCTTCGTTCACCCCTTTGACGATCCCGACGTCATCGCCGGCCAGGGCACCATCGCCATGGAAATCCTGCGCCAGCATTCGGCGCCGATCCATGCGATCTTCGTGGCCATTGGCGGCGGCGGCCTGATTTCCGGCGTGGCGGCCTACGTCAAGGCAGTGCGCCCCGACATCAAGATCATCGGCGTGCAAACCATGGATTCGGACGCCATGGCGAAAAGCCTCAAGGCGGGCCGCCGCGTCACCCTGCCCGACGTCGGCCTGTTTTCCGATGGCACCGCGGTCAAGCTGGTCGGCGAAGAAACTTTCCGCCTGACCAAAAAATACGTCGACGAAATCATCCTGGTCGATACCGACGAAGTCTGCGCGGCCATCAAGGATGTGTTCCAGGACACCCGCAGCATCCTGGAACCCGCCGGCGCGCTGGCGGTTGCCGGCGCCAAGAAATACGTCGAACGCGCCAAAGCCGGCAAGAAGCCGCTGAAAAACCAAACCCTGGTGACGATTGCCTGCGGCGCCAACATGAACTTCGACCGCCTGGGCTTCGTGGCCGAGCGTGCCGAAGTCGGCGAAGCGCACGAAGCCGTGCTGGCCATAACGATTCCCGAAGAACGCGGCAGCTTCAGGCGCTTTTGCGAACAGGTCGGGCCGCGCAATGTCACCGAGTTCATCTATCGCATCAGCGATGAAAAGCAGGCACATGTGTTCGTCGGCGTGCAGACCGGCGCGCGCGACGAATCGGCCAAACTGGTCAAGAATTTCGAAAAACACGGCTTCAAGGCGCTCGATCTCACCCAGGATGAACTGGCCAAGCTGCATATCCGCCACCTGGTGGGCGGCAAAAGCGCGCTGGCGCAGGATGAATTGTTGTACCGCTTCGAATTCCCCGAGCGCCCCGGTGCGCTGATGCGCTTTTTGGCATCGATGGCGCCGAACTGGAATATCAGCCTGTTCCATTATCGCAATCAGGGCGGCGACGTCGGCCGCATCCTGGTCGGTCTGCAGGTGCCGAAAAAAGAAATGAAGGCGTTCCGCCAATTTCTTGCCGGCCTCGGCTATCGCTACTGGGACGAAAGCGAAAATCCGGCGTATAAACTGTTTTTGGGGTGA
- a CDS encoding YqaA family protein — protein sequence MLISAIYWLLGMLALPNIGLAAVFLVSFLAATLLPLGSEPTLFAVVKANEALFWPAIAVATLGNTLGGIVDYGIGYGARQAFARERATRWFGWLERFGAKTLLLAWVPGIGDALCTVAGWLKLPFWSCALYMAIGKFLRYVAITTILLYVPDGWWHRLAHLLG from the coding sequence ATGCTTATTTCCGCCATCTATTGGTTGCTGGGTATGCTGGCGCTGCCGAACATCGGCCTCGCCGCGGTCTTCCTGGTCAGTTTTCTCGCGGCTACGCTGCTGCCGCTGGGGTCGGAGCCGACCTTGTTTGCCGTGGTCAAGGCCAATGAGGCCTTGTTCTGGCCGGCAATAGCGGTGGCGACCCTGGGGAATACCCTGGGTGGCATCGTCGATTACGGCATCGGCTACGGCGCGCGCCAGGCCTTTGCGCGGGAGCGCGCGACGCGCTGGTTCGGCTGGCTGGAGCGCTTTGGCGCCAAAACCCTGTTGCTGGCCTGGGTGCCGGGAATTGGCGATGCCCTGTGTACCGTGGCGGGCTGGCTGAAACTGCCGTTCTGGTCATGCGCACTGTACATGGCGATCGGCAAGTTCCTGCGCTATGTGGCCATCACGACGATCCTTTTGTATGTGCCCGACGGCTGGTGGCATCGCCTGGCGCACTTGCTGGGCTAG